In the Moraxella osloensis genome, one interval contains:
- a CDS encoding ATP-binding protein encodes MMNIRYLQNDQGFNSIGEPEIPKIVFEELIANALIHRDYFVSAPIRLLIFSDRVEIISPGHLPNNLTIENIKMGNSNIRNPILVSFASKLLPYRGLGSGILRAYKAYPDIELIDDRQNNLFKAVIKRKIIQVS; translated from the coding sequence ATGATGAACATCCGTTATCTGCAAAATGATCAAGGTTTTAATTCAATTGGCGAACCTGAAATTCCAAAGATTGTTTTTGAGGAATTGATAGCCAATGCCCTAATCCACCGTGATTACTTTGTCTCTGCCCCAATACGGTTACTTATCTTTAGCGATAGGGTTGAAATTATTAGCCCTGGTCACCTGCCAAATAATTTGACCATTGAAAATATTAAGATGGGGAATTCAAATATTAGAAACCCAATTTTGGTATCTTTTGCCAGTAAGTTATTGCCTTATCGAGGATTAGGTAGTGGCATTTTGCGAGCTTATAAGGCTTATCCAGATATTGAGCTTATCGATGATAGGCAAAATAATTTATTTAAAGCGGTAATTAAAAGAAAAATAATTCAAGTTTCATAG
- a CDS encoding IS3 family transposase (programmed frameshift), with product MAQYSLERKQAILNKLLSPELISIAQLARDEHIAEQTLYNWRHQAKHQGKAVPTNDKTKELSPETKLTIIIDTAKLNETELAEYCRSKGLYPEQIAQWKTQTLTGFSTNEQQTSLNRKQHQTDQKQIKQLKQEIKRKDKALAEAAAILILRKKLDNPMGGGRGRMTSLSERQQLITLIDEATNAGTRLHIACSEVGISRRTYRRWKADKNHLGDKRPIAVRPAPSNKLSDIERQAILDACNEPRFASLPPSQIVPTLLDEGIYHASESSFYRILKQHNQLTHRGRAKAKNPRKPPETFIATKPCQVFCWDITYLPSTVRGQFYYLYLIEDIYSRKIVGYEVYDKEAGDLAARLLERTLLIENAIGAGVVLHSDNGAAMKSQTLRMKAYELGVLTSYSRPRVSNDNPFAEALFRTVKYAPSFPEHGFDSLDNARMWVNGFVHWYNTEHKHSGLNFVTPNERHTLKDGDILARRESVLVMAKQVNPARWNGRAVRNCLPVQPTALNPVRLSKRINPTEVLVA from the exons ATGGCACAATACAGTCTAGAACGCAAACAAGCAATACTAAACAAACTGCTATCGCCTGAACTAATTAGCATAGCGCAATTAGCCCGAGACGAACACATCGCCGAACAAACCCTATATAATTGGCGTCATCAAGCTAAACACCAAGGGAAAGCCGTGCCGACCAACGACAAAACCAAAGAATTAAGCCCTGAGACCAAGCTCACCATCATTATTGACACTGCCAAGCTTAATGAGACCGAGCTTGCCGAATACTGTCGCAGCAAAGGGCTCTACCCTGAACAAATCGCCCAATGGAAAACACAGACCCTCACAGGCTTTAGCACAAATGAACAACAAACCAGCCTAAATCGCAAACAACATCAAACCGACCAAAAACAAATCAAACAACTCAAACAAGAAATCAAACGCAAAGACAAAGCGCTTGCGGAGGCAGCTGCCATACTGATCTTGCGAAAAAAGCTCGATA ACCCTATGGGGGGAGGACGAGGACGAATGACCTCACTGTCAGAGCGACAACAACTCATCACGCTTATAGATGAAGCCACCAACGCAGGGACAAGGCTTCACATCGCCTGTAGCGAGGTTGGCATAAGCCGTCGCACCTACCGACGCTGGAAGGCGGACAAAAACCACTTAGGGGATAAGCGCCCCATCGCTGTTAGACCTGCCCCGAGTAATAAACTAAGTGACATAGAACGCCAAGCCATCCTTGATGCCTGTAATGAACCCCGCTTTGCCAGTCTACCGCCGAGCCAAATCGTACCCACGCTACTCGATGAAGGCATTTATCATGCCTCAGAATCCAGTTTTTACCGTATCCTAAAACAACACAACCAACTCACCCACCGAGGACGAGCCAAAGCAAAAAATCCCCGTAAACCGCCCGAAACCTTTATTGCCACCAAACCCTGTCAGGTGTTTTGCTGGGATATTACCTATTTGCCAAGTACGGTGCGTGGGCAGTTTTATTATTTATACCTGATTGAGGATATCTATAGCCGTAAGATTGTGGGATACGAGGTATATGATAAAGAGGCAGGGGATTTGGCTGCAAGGTTGCTTGAACGCACGCTGTTAATCGAGAATGCCATTGGTGCAGGGGTGGTACTGCATTCGGATAATGGGGCTGCGATGAAGTCGCAGACTTTGCGAATGAAGGCGTATGAGCTTGGGGTATTAACCTCTTATAGTCGTCCTCGGGTGAGTAATGATAATCCGTTTGCTGAGGCGCTGTTTCGTACTGTTAAGTATGCGCCAAGTTTCCCTGAGCATGGCTTTGATAGTTTAGACAATGCTCGTATGTGGGTGAATGGCTTTGTCCATTGGTATAACACTGAGCATAAGCATAGTGGGTTAAATTTCGTGACGCCAAACGAGCGCCATACGCTTAAAGATGGTGATATTCTAGCAAGACGTGAGTCGGTGCTTGTGATGGCAAAGCAGGTGAATCCTGCTCGCTGGAATGGTAGAGCAGTGAGAAATTGTTTGCCTGTTCAGCCAACAGCGCTTAATCCTGTGCGTCTGTCTAAACGGATTAATCCCACTGAGGTTTTAGTCGCTTGA
- a CDS encoding IS3 family transposase (programmed frameshift) encodes MAQYSLERKQAILNKLLSPELISIAQLARDEHIAEQTLYNWRHQAKHQGKAVPTNDKTKELSPETKLTIIIDTAKLNETELAEYCRSKGLYPEQIAQWKTQTLTGFSTNEQQTSLNRKQHQTDQKQIKQLKQEIKRKDKALAEAAAILILRKKLDNPMGGGRGRMTSLSERQQLITLIDEATNAGTRLHIACSEVGISRRTYRRWKADKNHLGDKRPIAVRPAPSNKLSDIERQAILDACNEPRFASLPPSQIVPTLLDEGIYHASESSFYRVLRQHNQLKPRGRAKAPNPRKPPETFIATKPCQVFCWDITYLPSTVRGQFYYLYMIEDIYSRKIVGFEVYDREAGDLAAKLLERTLLNEKAIGTGVILHSDNGAPMKSQTLRMKAYELGVLTSYSRPRVSNDNPFAEALFRTVKYAPSFPEHGFDSLDNARVWVNGFVGWYNAEHKHSGLNFVTPNERHTLKDGDILARRESVLVMAKQVNPARWNGRAVRNCSPVQPTALNPVRLSRRVNANEVLVA; translated from the exons ATGGCACAATACAGTCTAGAACGCAAACAAGCAATACTAAACAAACTGCTATCGCCTGAACTAATTAGCATAGCGCAATTAGCCCGAGACGAACACATCGCCGAACAAACCCTATATAATTGGCGTCATCAAGCTAAACACCAAGGGAAAGCCGTGCCGACCAACGACAAAACCAAAGAATTAAGCCCTGAGACCAAGCTCACCATCATTATTGACACTGCCAAGCTTAATGAGACCGAGCTTGCCGAATACTGTCGCAGCAAAGGGCTCTACCCTGAACAAATCGCCCAATGGAAAACACAGACCCTCACAGGCTTTAGCACAAATGAACAACAAACCAGCCTAAATCGCAAACAACATCAAACCGACCAAAAACAAATCAAACAACTCAAACAAGAAATCAAACGCAAAGACAAAGCGCTTGCGGAGGCAGCTGCCATACTGATCTTGCGAAAAAAGCTCGATA ACCCTATGGGGGGAGGACGAGGACGAATGACCTCACTGTCAGAGCGACAACAACTCATCACGCTTATAGATGAAGCCACCAACGCAGGGACAAGGCTTCACATCGCCTGTAGCGAGGTTGGCATAAGCCGTCGCACCTACCGACGCTGGAAGGCGGACAAAAACCACTTAGGGGATAAGCGCCCCATCGCTGTTAGACCTGCCCCGAGTAATAAACTAAGTGACATAGAACGCCAAGCCATCCTTGATGCCTGTAATGAACCCCGCTTTGCCAGTCTACCGCCGAGCCAAATCGTACCCACGCTACTCGATGAAGGCATTTATCATGCCTCAGAATCAAGCTTTTACCGTGTCCTAAGGCAACATAACCAACTTAAGCCTCGAGGACGTGCCAAAGCCCCTAATCCTCGTAAACCGCCAGAGACGTTTATTGCCACCAAGCCTTGCCAGGTATTCTGTTGGGATATCACTTATTTACCAAGTACGGTACGTGGACAGTTTTATTATCTGTATATGATTGAGGATATCTACAGCCGTAAGATTGTAGGTTTCGAGGTGTATGACAGGGAAGCGGGTGATTTAGCGGCTAAACTACTAGAACGTACCCTGCTTAATGAGAAAGCGATTGGGACAGGGGTGATACTGCATTCGGATAATGGGGCGCCGATGAAGTCGCAGACCCTGCGAATGAAAGCCTATGAGCTTGGGGTGTTAACCTCTTATAGTCGTCCTCGGGTGAGTAATGATAATCCGTTTGCTGAGGCGCTGTTTCGTACTGTTAAGTATGCGCCAAGTTTCCCTGAGCATGGCTTTGATAGTTTAGACAATGCTCGGGTATGGGTGAATGGCTTTGTGGGTTGGTATAACGCTGAGCATAAGCATAGTGGGTTAAATTTCGTGACGCCTAATGAGCGTCATACGCTTAAAGATGGCGATATTCTAGCAAGACGTGAGTCGGTGTTGGTGATGGCAAAACAGGTGAATCCTGCTCGCTGGAATGGTAGAGCCGTGAGAAATTGTTCGCCTGTTCAGCCAACAGCCCTTAATCCTGTGCGTCTTTCTAGGCGGGTTAATGCCAATGAGGTTTTAGTCGCTTAA
- the tnpA gene encoding IS200/IS605 family transposase, whose protein sequence is MSNDLRIGRHVVYNLHAHLVFVAKYRRKVFTKEILDDMQAIFEEVCSKFEAQLVEFDGECDHVHLLVVYPPKVAISSLVNSLKGVSSRLLRKKEYPSIKEQLWGEALWSPSYFAGSCGGAPIEIIRQYIEQQNTPH, encoded by the coding sequence ATGTCAAACGATTTAAGAATTGGTAGGCACGTTGTTTACAACCTTCATGCGCACTTGGTCTTTGTGGCTAAATACCGCAGAAAAGTATTTACCAAAGAGATTTTAGACGATATGCAAGCCATCTTTGAGGAAGTTTGTTCAAAGTTTGAGGCTCAATTAGTTGAGTTTGACGGTGAATGCGACCATGTGCATTTATTGGTGGTTTATCCGCCTAAAGTGGCTATTTCTAGTTTGGTGAATAGCTTGAAAGGCGTGTCTAGTCGGTTATTGCGTAAAAAAGAATATCCGTCTATTAAAGAGCAGTTATGGGGAGAAGCGTTGTGGTCGCCTAGTTATTTTGCAGGTAGTTGTGGCGGTGCTCCAATTGAAATTATACGCCAGTACATTGAACAGCAAAATACACCGCACTAA
- a CDS encoding ATP-binding protein: MQRHILAKLKTWYEKSTRKPLVIQGARQVGKTWLMKHFGEQHFAKVAYINFDNNERMKVLFEGDFDVHRLLLGLQIESGVDIEPENTLLIFDEIQEVPKALSSLKYFYENIPQMSILSAGSLLGIAIHQGLSFPVGKVEFLALYPMDFIEFLWAMGDDKLVKLLQSQDWGLITAMKSKYIERLRQYYFVGGMPEAVKTFVDGQNFEAVRYVQNNLLLAYEYDFSKHIQDNSIISKVRAVWQSLPEQLAKENKKFVATQAQSGARLKDFESAIQWLVASGLVHQIFRITKPNLPLGGYQDNVFKLYFVDVGLLTAKTGLDVSVLLAGNRLFTEFKGALTEQYVLQQLLVSGLEPIFYWGLERAVAEVDFVVQHSSQIIPIEVKAEENLKAKSLRSYYDKFKPDKVFRTSMSDYRKQDWLVNLPLYALANFRSLE; this comes from the coding sequence ATGCAGCGTCATATTTTAGCAAAATTAAAAACTTGGTATGAAAAATCCACTCGCAAACCTCTGGTGATTCAAGGTGCTAGACAAGTCGGAAAAACTTGGCTAATGAAGCATTTTGGCGAGCAACATTTTGCTAAAGTTGCTTATATCAATTTTGATAATAACGAACGTATGAAAGTCCTTTTTGAGGGTGACTTTGATGTCCATCGTTTGTTGCTAGGCTTACAGATTGAGTCAGGTGTTGACATTGAGCCAGAAAATACGTTACTCATTTTTGATGAAATTCAAGAAGTACCGAAAGCCTTATCATCGCTCAAATATTTTTATGAGAATATACCTCAGATGTCAATTCTGTCGGCAGGGTCATTGCTAGGGATCGCAATTCATCAAGGTTTGTCCTTTCCTGTGGGAAAAGTGGAGTTCTTAGCCCTTTATCCGATGGATTTCATTGAGTTTTTATGGGCGATGGGTGATGATAAATTGGTAAAACTGCTACAAAGCCAAGATTGGGGATTAATCACCGCTATGAAGAGCAAATATATTGAGCGTTTACGACAGTATTATTTTGTCGGTGGTATGCCTGAAGCGGTAAAAACCTTTGTTGACGGCCAAAATTTTGAGGCAGTAAGATATGTGCAAAATAATTTACTACTCGCTTATGAGTATGATTTTTCCAAGCATATTCAGGATAATAGCATCATCTCTAAAGTGCGAGCCGTATGGCAAAGCTTACCTGAGCAGCTTGCTAAGGAAAACAAAAAGTTTGTCGCCACTCAAGCACAGTCTGGGGCAAGATTAAAGGACTTCGAATCCGCTATTCAATGGTTAGTAGCGAGTGGATTGGTCCATCAAATTTTTAGAATTACCAAGCCGAATCTGCCATTAGGTGGATATCAAGACAATGTGTTTAAACTATATTTTGTGGATGTGGGATTATTGACTGCTAAAACAGGGCTGGATGTCAGTGTTTTATTAGCGGGTAATCGGCTATTTACTGAATTTAAAGGCGCATTGACGGAACAGTATGTGTTGCAGCAGTTATTAGTGAGCGGTTTAGAGCCTATCTTTTATTGGGGCCTTGAACGTGCGGTAGCAGAAGTAGATTTTGTAGTACAACATAGTAGTCAAATCATACCAATAGAGGTGAAAGCAGAAGAAAACCTTAAGGCTAAAAGTTTGCGGTCGTATTATGATAAGTTTAAACCTGATAAAGTCTTCAGAACCTCAATGTCAGATTATCGTAAACAAGATTGGCTAGTTAATCTGCCATTATACGCTTTGGCAAATTTTAGGTCGCTAGAATAA